In Streptomyces sp. TS71-3, the following proteins share a genomic window:
- a CDS encoding NTP transferase domain-containing protein, protein MTGSGRGAQAEGAEAEAGQAGAHAEQAGAQAERAGAGAERAGAQAEPVGPVTGLLLAAGGGRRLGGRPKALLRHRGRPLVEHAVRVLRDGGCERVHVVLGASAERVRAEADLTGCLVVDNPAWEEGMGSSLRAGLGPLVEESGTGTSGTAGLPGAGLPGAAGLPGAVLVMLVDQPGIGPEAVARVRAAYWSPASLVSAAYHGRRGHPVLFGADHWAGVMAGALGDKGARTYLAAHADALTLVECADVAEPFDIDTPEDLARLD, encoded by the coding sequence ATGACGGGCAGCGGGCGGGGCGCGCAGGCGGAAGGCGCCGAGGCGGAGGCGGGACAGGCCGGGGCGCACGCGGAACAGGCCGGGGCACAGGCAGAACGGGCCGGCGCGGGGGCAGAACGGGCCGGGGCGCAGGCGGAACCGGTGGGTCCGGTGACGGGGCTGCTGCTGGCGGCGGGTGGCGGGCGGCGGCTCGGTGGACGCCCCAAGGCGCTGCTGCGGCACCGAGGCCGGCCGCTCGTGGAGCACGCCGTCCGGGTGCTGCGGGACGGCGGTTGCGAGCGGGTGCACGTGGTGCTGGGCGCCTCGGCCGAACGGGTCCGCGCGGAGGCCGACCTGACGGGGTGCCTGGTCGTCGACAACCCGGCGTGGGAGGAGGGCATGGGCTCGTCCCTGCGCGCCGGGCTCGGGCCACTGGTGGAGGAGTCCGGTACCGGCACCTCGGGGACCGCGGGACTACCGGGCGCCGGTCTGCCGGGCGCCGCCGGCCTGCCGGGTGCCGTCCTCGTGATGCTCGTCGACCAGCCCGGTATCGGCCCCGAGGCGGTCGCGCGGGTGCGCGCCGCATACTGGTCGCCCGCCTCGCTGGTCTCGGCCGCCTACCACGGCCGGCGCGGGCATCCCGTGCTGTTCGGCGCGGACCACTGGGCGGGCGTCATGGCAGGCGCCCTGGGAGACAAGGGCGCGCGCACCTACCTCGCGGCGCACGCCGACGCGCTGACGCTGGTCGAGTGCGCGGACGTCGCGGAGCCGTTCGACATCGACACGCCCGAGGACCTGGCGCGCCTGGACTGA
- a CDS encoding DUF5955 family protein, protein MLGSVGHGAVVGSGEHDVRVANLRAAVSRLRRDLAAHPVEFADRGIAEDELAALSTMALSGDPEIRRLRRSLLLVAGSIGSVSALAPSLAQVRTAVELFGERPPL, encoded by the coding sequence GTGTTGGGGAGTGTGGGGCACGGGGCTGTGGTGGGCAGCGGAGAACATGACGTCCGCGTGGCGAATTTACGGGCCGCCGTGTCACGGCTGCGCCGTGACCTCGCCGCGCACCCGGTGGAGTTCGCGGACCGCGGCATCGCCGAGGACGAGTTGGCCGCGCTCTCCACGATGGCACTGAGCGGGGACCCGGAGATCCGCCGGCTGCGCCGGTCGCTGCTGCTGGTCGCGGGGTCGATCGGCTCGGTCAGCGCCCTCGCGCCGAGCCTGGCGCAGGTGCGCACCGCGGTGGAACTCTTCGGGGAGCGGCCGCCGCTCTGA
- a CDS encoding IclR family transcriptional regulator, with protein sequence MPPSSASTTDADKSPAASGSSGGVQSLERAFDLLERMADAGGEVGLSELSASSGLPLPTIHRLMRTLVTCGYVRQQPNRRYSLGPRLIRLGESASRLLGTWARPHLARLVEETGETANMALLDGDEVVYVAQVPSKHSMRMFTEVGRRVLPHSTGVGKALLAQLPSDEVRALLGRTGMPAATEKTITTPDAFLDALEEVRRLGYALDDNEQEIGVRCLAVRVPDSPTAAAISISGPAGRVTEAATEKIVPVLQQVAGELSEALTAS encoded by the coding sequence GTGCCGCCGTCAAGCGCCAGCACCACCGACGCCGACAAGTCCCCTGCCGCCTCCGGCTCCTCCGGCGGTGTCCAGTCGCTTGAACGTGCCTTCGACCTGCTGGAGCGCATGGCGGACGCGGGCGGCGAGGTCGGCCTGAGCGAGCTGTCCGCGAGCAGCGGGCTGCCGCTGCCGACCATCCACCGGCTGATGCGCACGCTGGTGACCTGCGGTTACGTCCGCCAGCAGCCCAACAGGCGCTATTCGCTCGGCCCTCGGCTGATCCGCCTGGGCGAGTCGGCGTCCCGGCTGCTCGGCACCTGGGCCCGGCCGCACCTGGCCCGCCTGGTGGAGGAGACCGGCGAGACCGCGAACATGGCGCTGCTCGATGGCGACGAGGTCGTCTACGTGGCGCAGGTCCCCTCGAAGCACTCGATGCGGATGTTCACCGAGGTGGGCCGGCGGGTGCTGCCGCACTCCACGGGCGTGGGCAAGGCGCTGCTGGCCCAGTTGCCCTCGGACGAGGTGCGCGCCCTGCTGGGCCGCACCGGAATGCCGGCCGCCACCGAGAAGACCATCACCACCCCGGACGCCTTCCTCGACGCCCTGGAGGAGGTGCGCCGCCTCGGCTACGCGCTCGACGACAACGAGCAGGAGATCGGCGTCCGCTGCCTCGCCGTGCGGGTACCGGACTCCCCCACGGCCGCCGCCATCTCCATCTCGGGGCCGGCGGGCCGGGTCACCGAGGCGGCCACGGAGAAGATCGTGCCCGTTCTGCAACAGGTCGCGGGCGAACTCTCCGAGGCCCTGACGGCAAGTTAA
- the allB gene encoding allantoinase AllB, translated as MVLRSTRVLTPEGIGPACVVVEGERIAAVREYGAATPPGADVRDLGDAVLLPGLVDTHVHVNDPGRTEWEGFWTATRAAAAGGVTTLVDMPLNSLPPTTSVAHLRTKQAAAREAAHVDVGFWGGAVPGNLGELRPLHDAGVFGFKCFLAPSGVDEFPELDTAELTAAMGETAGFGGLLIVHAEDPRHLARAPRHGGPRYADFLRSRPAAGEDAAIATLTAAARRLRARVHVLHVSSASALPLIAAARREGVKISAETCPHYLTLRAEDVPDGASAFKCCPPIRDAANQDLLWAALADGTLDCVVTDHSPSTADLKTTDFATAWGGISSLQLGLPAVWTEARRRGHTLQDVARWMAERTAALAGLHRKGAIEAGRDADFAVFEPERTFTVDPATLQHRNPVTAYAGRTLHGAVTATWLRGRCVYEKSPATHTPAFAAPGGRLLERTERTA; from the coding sequence CTGGTGCTGCGCTCCACCCGCGTCCTCACCCCCGAGGGGATCGGTCCGGCCTGCGTCGTCGTCGAGGGCGAACGCATCGCCGCCGTGCGGGAGTACGGCGCCGCGACGCCGCCCGGCGCGGACGTCCGGGACCTCGGCGACGCCGTCCTGCTGCCCGGCCTCGTCGACACCCACGTGCACGTGAACGACCCCGGCCGTACGGAGTGGGAGGGCTTCTGGACGGCCACCCGCGCCGCGGCGGCCGGCGGCGTCACGACCCTCGTCGACATGCCGCTCAACTCCCTGCCGCCCACCACCAGCGTGGCCCATCTGCGCACGAAACAGGCCGCGGCCAGGGAAGCCGCCCATGTCGACGTGGGCTTCTGGGGCGGTGCCGTACCCGGCAACCTGGGGGAGCTGCGGCCCCTGCACGACGCGGGCGTGTTCGGGTTCAAGTGCTTCCTCGCGCCCTCCGGCGTCGACGAGTTCCCCGAGCTGGACACCGCGGAGCTGACCGCGGCCATGGGGGAGACCGCCGGGTTCGGGGGCCTGCTGATCGTGCACGCGGAGGACCCCCGCCACCTGGCCCGCGCCCCGCGTCACGGCGGCCCCCGCTACGCCGACTTCCTGCGCTCCCGGCCCGCCGCAGGCGAGGACGCCGCCATCGCCACCCTGACAGCGGCCGCCCGGCGGCTCCGCGCCCGGGTGCACGTCCTGCACGTGTCGTCGGCGAGCGCCCTGCCGCTGATCGCCGCCGCCCGCCGCGAGGGCGTGAAGATCAGCGCCGAGACCTGCCCGCACTACCTCACGCTCCGCGCGGAGGACGTGCCGGACGGCGCCAGCGCGTTCAAGTGCTGCCCGCCGATCCGCGACGCCGCCAACCAGGACCTGCTGTGGGCCGCGCTCGCCGACGGCACCCTCGACTGCGTGGTCACCGACCACTCGCCGTCCACCGCCGACCTCAAGACCACCGACTTCGCCACCGCCTGGGGCGGCATCTCCTCGCTCCAGCTCGGCCTGCCCGCCGTCTGGACCGAGGCCAGGCGGCGCGGCCACACCCTCCAGGACGTCGCCCGCTGGATGGCGGAGCGCACCGCGGCGCTGGCGGGCCTGCACCGCAAGGGCGCCATCGAGGCGGGCCGCGACGCCGACTTCGCCGTCTTCGAGCCCGAGCGGACCTTCACCGTCGATCCCGCGACCCTCCAGCACCGCAACCCCGTCACCGCTTACGCCGGCCGGACCCTGCACGGCGCCGTCACGGCCACCTGGCTGCGCGGCCGGTGCGTGTACGAGAAGTCCCCGGCCACCCACACCCCCGCCTTCGCCGCACCCGGCGGGCGGCTCCTGGAGAGGACGGAACGAACGGCATGA
- the alc gene encoding allantoicase: protein MTDLPRFTGPAAPYAGGDPYADYRTADFPFTGLPDLADRALGAGVVAADDEFFAPRESLLLPGRPVFEPDRFGPKGKIMDGWETRRRRGSADHPWPRDGDHDWALVRLGAPGVIHGVVVDTAHFRGNHPEAVSVEGACADGTPDPGELLGAGTAWHTLVPRTAVGGHAANGFAVAVRRRFTHLRLRQYPDGGIARLRVHGEVVPDVDWLTALGTFDVLALEHGGRVTGASDLFYSPAAHTIAPGRSRRMDDGWETRRRRDRGHDWIGYRLAAHARVHAVEIDTAYLKGNAAGWASLSVLDAGSTGSAGSAGSVGSVGSVDDEDPGGSGPDLAPGAAGAGAWTQALPRTRLQPDTVHRFVLPEPVTGTHARIDIYPDGGISRLRLFGSLTERGVRRLRERRAELGG from the coding sequence ATGACGGACCTGCCCCGCTTCACCGGCCCGGCGGCCCCCTACGCGGGCGGCGACCCGTACGCCGACTACCGCACCGCCGACTTCCCCTTCACCGGCCTCCCCGACCTCGCCGACCGGGCGCTCGGCGCGGGAGTCGTCGCCGCCGACGACGAGTTCTTCGCGCCGCGCGAGAGCCTGCTGCTCCCCGGCCGCCCCGTCTTCGAACCGGACCGGTTCGGCCCCAAGGGGAAGATCATGGACGGCTGGGAGACCCGCCGCCGGCGCGGCTCGGCGGACCACCCCTGGCCCCGGGACGGCGACCACGACTGGGCGCTCGTGCGGCTCGGCGCCCCGGGCGTGATCCACGGCGTCGTCGTCGACACCGCCCACTTCCGCGGCAACCACCCCGAGGCAGTCTCCGTCGAGGGCGCCTGCGCCGACGGCACCCCGGACCCGGGGGAGCTGCTCGGCGCCGGCACGGCCTGGCACACGCTGGTGCCCCGGACGGCCGTCGGCGGGCACGCGGCCAACGGGTTCGCCGTCGCCGTCCGGCGCCGCTTCACCCACCTGCGGCTGCGCCAGTACCCGGACGGCGGGATCGCCCGCCTGCGGGTGCACGGCGAGGTGGTGCCGGACGTGGACTGGCTGACGGCGCTCGGCACCTTCGACGTGCTCGCGCTGGAGCACGGCGGGCGGGTCACCGGCGCCTCCGACCTGTTCTACTCGCCCGCCGCCCACACCATCGCGCCCGGCAGGTCCCGGCGGATGGACGACGGGTGGGAGACCCGGCGGCGCCGCGACCGCGGCCACGACTGGATCGGCTACCGGCTCGCCGCGCACGCCCGCGTCCACGCCGTCGAGATCGACACGGCGTACCTCAAGGGGAACGCGGCGGGCTGGGCGTCGCTGTCGGTCCTGGACGCCGGTTCCACTGGTTCGGCGGGTTCGGCGGGTTCCGTCGGTTCCGTCGGTTCCGTCGACGACGAGGACCCCGGCGGGAGCGGGCCCGACCTCGCGCCCGGTGCGGCCGGTGCGGGTGCCTGGACGCAGGCGTTGCCCCGTACCCGGTTGCAGCCGGACACCGTCCACCGGTTCGTGCTCCCGGAACCCGTCACCGGCACCCACGCCCGTATCGACATATATCCGGACGGCGGCATATCCAGGCTCCGGCTCTTCGGCTCGCTCACCGAACGGGGAGTGCGGCGGCTGAGGGAGCGGCGCGCGGAACTCGGGGGCTGA
- a CDS encoding AIM24 family protein yields the protein MTLQQEIVGNAMQMAVVNLQPGQTVYCEAGKFLFKTSNVTMETRLSGPSGGGQRQGQQGGGGMGGMLRQAMGTAMQVGQRYLAGESLAFQYFTSQGGEGTVGFAGVLPGEMRALELTGSRAWFAEKDAFVAAESSVEFGIAFQGGRTGMSGGEGFILEKFTGQGTVIICGAGNFIDLNPADFGGRIEVDTGCVVAFEEGIQYGVERVGGLNRQGIMNAVFGGEGLSLATLEGHGRVILQSLTIEGLANALKKAQGGDKQGPTGGLFSTHAG from the coding sequence GTGACCTTGCAGCAAGAGATCGTCGGCAATGCCATGCAGATGGCGGTCGTCAACCTCCAGCCCGGCCAGACCGTCTACTGCGAGGCGGGCAAGTTCCTCTTCAAGACGTCCAACGTGACGATGGAGACCCGGCTCTCGGGCCCCTCCGGCGGCGGCCAGCGGCAGGGCCAGCAGGGCGGCGGCGGGATGGGCGGCATGCTCAGGCAGGCCATGGGCACCGCCATGCAGGTCGGCCAGCGCTACCTGGCCGGCGAGTCCCTGGCGTTCCAGTACTTCACCTCGCAGGGCGGGGAGGGCACCGTCGGCTTCGCCGGCGTCCTGCCCGGCGAGATGCGTGCCCTGGAACTCACCGGCTCGCGCGCCTGGTTCGCCGAGAAGGACGCCTTCGTGGCCGCCGAGTCCAGCGTCGAGTTCGGCATCGCCTTCCAGGGCGGCCGGACGGGCATGAGCGGCGGTGAGGGCTTCATCCTGGAGAAGTTCACCGGCCAGGGCACGGTCATCATCTGCGGCGCCGGCAACTTCATCGACCTCAACCCCGCCGACTTCGGCGGCCGCATCGAGGTGGACACCGGCTGCGTGGTGGCCTTCGAGGAGGGCATCCAGTACGGCGTCGAGCGCGTCGGCGGCCTCAACCGCCAGGGCATCATGAACGCCGTCTTCGGCGGCGAGGGACTCTCCCTGGCCACCCTGGAGGGCCACGGCCGGGTGATCCTCCAGTCCCTCACCATCGAGGGCCTGGCCAACGCGCTGAAGAAGGCCCAGGGCGGCGACAAGCAGGGCCCCACGGGCGGCCTGTTCTCGACCCACGCGGGCTGA
- a CDS encoding ribonuclease domain-containing protein yields MRTPTRILSVSAIAAALFLGGPVAAVSAAPAPHATAPAISQQIAAVGDICYSDLPSQAHDTLDLIDQGGPYPYPQDGTVFQNREGLLPKQSSGYYHEYTVETPGSPDRGARRIIAGQQSEEDYYTADHYESFDLVDFGC; encoded by the coding sequence ATGCGAACCCCCACACGCATCCTCAGCGTCTCTGCCATCGCCGCCGCGCTCTTCCTCGGCGGCCCCGTCGCCGCCGTGAGCGCGGCCCCGGCTCCGCACGCGACCGCCCCCGCGATCAGCCAGCAGATCGCGGCCGTCGGTGACATCTGCTACTCCGACCTGCCGTCCCAGGCGCACGACACGCTCGACCTGATCGACCAGGGCGGCCCCTACCCCTACCCGCAGGACGGCACCGTCTTCCAGAACCGCGAAGGGCTCCTCCCCAAGCAGTCCAGCGGCTACTACCACGAGTACACCGTTGAGACCCCCGGGTCGCCGGACCGCGGTGCCCGCCGCATCATCGCCGGGCAGCAGTCCGAGGAGGACTACTACACCGCCGACCACTACGAGTCGTTCGACCTGGTCGACTTCGGCTGCTGA
- a CDS encoding sensor histidine kinase: MRWLLPSALVRELDPAFAARRSRRTLRDWLVDFSCFLAAIVLGLAAAHSTGRDAELPSALTYLDQILGALSCGAVWLRRRWPVGFAVAMLLAGTVSDTSGGAGLVALFTLAVHRPFPYVAWIGGGTIAVLPFFYWFRPDPNTPYAVSVAFSVLLLGAAVGWGMFARSRRQLLLSLRDQARRAESEAALRAEQAQRLAREAIAREMHDVLAHRLTLLSVHAGALEFRPDAPGEEVARAAGVIRESSHEALQDLRQIIGVLRAGESGPDAGHPQPTLAGLGALVEEVRAAGMRVDLAGEVPDHAAVPAATGRTAYRIAQECLTNARKHAPGALVTVRLSGAAGDGLTLSVSNPAPPGRVPHVPGSGQGLIGLTERATLAGGRLEHGPSDGGGFLVRAWLPWPA; the protein is encoded by the coding sequence CTGCGGTGGCTGCTGCCCTCGGCGCTGGTCCGTGAGCTGGACCCGGCCTTCGCCGCGCGCCGCTCGCGGCGCACCCTGCGGGACTGGCTCGTCGACTTCTCCTGCTTCTTAGCGGCCATCGTGCTGGGCCTGGCCGCCGCGCACTCGACCGGACGCGACGCCGAACTGCCCTCCGCGCTCACCTACCTCGACCAGATCCTGGGCGCCCTGTCCTGCGGCGCCGTCTGGCTGCGGCGCCGCTGGCCGGTGGGCTTCGCCGTGGCGATGCTGCTGGCCGGCACCGTCTCCGACACCTCGGGCGGCGCGGGCCTGGTCGCCCTGTTCACGCTCGCCGTGCACCGGCCCTTCCCGTACGTCGCCTGGATCGGCGGCGGCACGATCGCCGTACTGCCGTTCTTCTACTGGTTCCGCCCCGACCCGAACACGCCGTACGCCGTCTCCGTCGCGTTCTCGGTCCTGCTCCTCGGGGCCGCCGTCGGCTGGGGGATGTTCGCGCGGTCCCGGCGCCAGCTGCTGCTGAGCCTGCGCGACCAGGCAAGGCGCGCCGAGTCCGAGGCCGCGCTCCGCGCCGAGCAGGCCCAGCGGCTCGCCAGGGAGGCCATCGCACGGGAGATGCACGACGTCCTCGCCCACCGCCTCACGCTGCTCAGCGTGCACGCCGGCGCGCTGGAGTTCCGGCCGGACGCGCCGGGCGAGGAGGTCGCCCGCGCGGCCGGAGTGATCCGGGAGAGCTCGCACGAGGCGCTGCAGGACCTGAGGCAGATCATCGGAGTGCTGCGCGCGGGGGAGAGCGGCCCCGACGCCGGCCACCCGCAGCCGACGCTCGCCGGCCTCGGCGCCCTCGTCGAGGAGGTGCGGGCGGCCGGGATGCGGGTCGACCTCGCCGGCGAGGTCCCGGACCACGCCGCCGTGCCCGCCGCCACCGGCCGCACCGCCTACCGCATCGCGCAGGAGTGCCTCACCAACGCCCGCAAGCACGCCCCGGGCGCCCTCGTCACCGTCCGCCTGTCCGGCGCCGCGGGCGACGGCCTCACCCTCTCCGTGTCCAACCCCGCGCCCCCCGGCCGGGTGCCGCACGTGCCGGGCTCGGGCCAGGGACTCATCGGCCTCACGGAACGGGCCACGCTGGCCGGCGGGCGCCTGGAGCACGGCCCGTCGGACGGCGGCGGCTTCCTGGTGCGGGCCTGGCTGCCCTGGCCCGCCTGA
- a CDS encoding response regulator transcription factor codes for MKPIRVLLVDDDPLVRVGLSLMLGGAGDIEIVGEAGDGAEVAALAERHSPDVVLMDIRMPTLDGLAATEILRAGPQPPEVVVLTTFHADEQVLRALRAGAAGFVLKDTPPAEIVDAVRRVAAGAPVLSPAVTRQLIARVAGADPARERRARARARLDLLGDRETEVALAVGRGASNADIATELYVSVATVKTHVSHILSRLGLNNRVQIALLTYDAGVLDPED; via the coding sequence ATGAAGCCGATCAGGGTGCTCCTCGTCGACGACGACCCGTTGGTGCGCGTCGGGCTCTCCCTGATGCTCGGCGGCGCCGGCGACATCGAGATCGTCGGCGAGGCCGGGGACGGCGCCGAGGTGGCCGCCCTCGCCGAACGGCACAGCCCCGACGTCGTCCTGATGGACATCCGCATGCCGACGCTGGACGGCCTGGCCGCCACGGAGATCCTCCGCGCCGGCCCGCAGCCGCCCGAGGTGGTGGTGCTCACCACCTTCCACGCCGACGAGCAGGTGCTCAGGGCACTGCGCGCGGGCGCCGCGGGCTTCGTCCTCAAGGACACCCCGCCCGCCGAGATCGTCGACGCGGTGCGCCGCGTGGCGGCGGGCGCGCCGGTGCTCTCACCCGCCGTCACCCGGCAGCTCATCGCCCGGGTGGCAGGCGCGGACCCGGCACGGGAGCGGCGGGCACGCGCGCGTGCCCGCCTCGACCTGCTGGGGGACCGCGAAACGGAGGTCGCCCTTGCCGTCGGCCGCGGCGCCTCCAACGCGGACATCGCCACCGAGCTCTACGTGAGCGTCGCGACCGTCAAGACGCACGTGTCCCACATCCTGTCCCGGCTCGGCCTCAACAACCGCGTGCAGATCGCGCTGCTGACGTACGACGCCGGGGTGCTGGACCCGGAGGACTGA
- a CDS encoding Gfo/Idh/MocA family oxidoreductase has product MRIGLIGTGRIGSFHAATLHRSPEVDSLAVTDADPARAADLADRLGATLLPSVDELLAWSPDAVVITAATSAHAELIARAARAGLPAFCEKPIALDLAGTLAALREVDESGTVLQLGFQRRFDAGYTAAREAVREGRLGRLHTVRAMTSDPAPPPAAYLPLSGGLYRDCLVHDFDALRWVTGLEVTHVYATGSDAGPAMFAEAGDVDTAAAVLTLSDGTLATATATRCNGAGYDVRMELAGERDQIAVGLDARTPITSTEPSGPWPTDKPDKPWSGFLERFAPAYEAELAAFVDVVRGERANPCDGREALHALRIAEACELSRHERRPVALAEIPGA; this is encoded by the coding sequence ATGCGCATCGGACTCATCGGAACGGGCCGCATCGGCTCCTTCCACGCCGCCACCCTGCACCGCAGCCCCGAGGTCGACTCACTCGCCGTCACCGACGCCGACCCGGCACGGGCGGCGGACCTGGCGGACCGGCTCGGGGCGACCCTGCTGCCCTCCGTGGACGAACTGCTCGCCTGGAGCCCCGACGCGGTGGTGATCACCGCCGCCACCTCGGCGCACGCCGAGCTCATCGCCCGGGCCGCACGCGCCGGGCTGCCCGCCTTCTGCGAGAAGCCCATCGCGCTCGACCTGGCGGGCACCCTGGCGGCGCTGCGCGAGGTGGACGAGTCGGGCACGGTGCTCCAGCTCGGCTTCCAGCGCCGCTTCGACGCGGGGTACACGGCGGCACGCGAGGCCGTGCGCGAGGGCCGGCTCGGGCGGCTGCACACGGTGCGGGCGATGACGTCGGACCCGGCGCCGCCGCCGGCCGCGTACCTGCCGCTGTCCGGCGGCCTGTACCGGGACTGCCTGGTGCACGACTTCGACGCCCTGCGGTGGGTGACGGGCCTGGAGGTGACACACGTGTACGCCACCGGGTCGGACGCGGGTCCCGCGATGTTCGCCGAGGCGGGCGACGTCGACACGGCCGCCGCGGTGCTCACCCTGTCCGACGGCACGCTCGCCACGGCCACAGCGACCCGCTGCAACGGCGCGGGGTACGACGTGCGCATGGAGCTGGCCGGCGAGCGCGACCAGATCGCGGTGGGCCTGGACGCCCGCACCCCGATCACCTCCACGGAGCCCTCGGGCCCCTGGCCGACCGACAAGCCGGACAAGCCCTGGAGCGGCTTCCTGGAGCGCTTCGCGCCCGCCTACGAGGCCGAACTCGCGGCGTTCGTGGACGTGGTGCGCGGCGAGCGCGCCAACCCGTGCGACGGCCGCGAGGCCCTGCACGCCCTGCGCATCGCGGAGGCCTGCGAGCTCTCCCGGCACGAGCGCCGGCCGGTCGCCCTGGCGGAGATCCCCGGGGCCTGA
- a CDS encoding GntR family transcriptional regulator gives MDPTVPLHLSVDRSSPVPLYFQLSQQLEAAIERGALTPGTLLGNEIELAGRLGLSRPTVRQAIQTLVDKGLLVRRRGVGTQVVHSQIKRPLELSSLYDDLEAAGQRPTTRVLSRAVVPAPAAAAAALGIAEGGDVLRVERLRMAHGEPMAYLCNHLPAGLLDLTDEDLEATGLYRLMRAAGITLHSARQSVGARAATAEEAGRLAEPTGAPLLTMERTTFDDTGRPVEFGAHTYRASRYSFEFQLLVRP, from the coding sequence GTGGATCCGACCGTCCCTCTTCACCTCAGCGTCGACCGGAGCAGCCCCGTCCCGCTCTACTTCCAGCTGTCGCAGCAGCTGGAGGCGGCGATCGAGCGCGGCGCCCTGACGCCCGGCACGCTGCTCGGCAACGAGATCGAGCTCGCGGGCCGCCTCGGCCTCTCCCGCCCCACCGTCCGCCAGGCCATCCAGACCCTGGTCGACAAGGGCCTGCTGGTGCGCCGCCGGGGTGTCGGCACGCAGGTCGTGCACAGCCAGATCAAGCGCCCCCTTGAACTCAGCAGCCTCTACGACGACCTGGAGGCCGCCGGCCAGCGCCCCACCACCCGGGTGCTCTCCCGTGCCGTGGTGCCGGCGCCCGCCGCGGCCGCGGCCGCCCTGGGCATCGCGGAAGGCGGCGACGTGCTCCGCGTCGAGCGGCTGCGCATGGCGCACGGTGAGCCCATGGCGTACCTCTGCAACCACCTGCCCGCCGGCCTGCTCGACCTGACCGACGAGGACCTGGAGGCCACCGGCCTCTACCGGCTCATGCGCGCCGCCGGGATCACCCTGCACAGCGCCCGGCAGTCGGTTGGCGCGCGCGCCGCCACCGCGGAGGAGGCCGGGCGCCTCGCCGAGCCCACCGGCGCCCCGCTGCTCACCATGGAGCGCACCACGTTCGACGACACCGGCCGCCCGGTCGAGTTCGGGGCCCACACCTACCGCGCGTCGCGCTACTCGTTCGAGTTCCAGCTGCTGGTGCGGCCGTAG
- a CDS encoding sugar ABC transporter substrate-binding protein, giving the protein MARFRSWVSIALAAALGLSMAGCSSHGGKRAEDARNAAAGGKAAVNTPRWTIAMVTHSGDGDTFWDIVQSGAKQAAVKDNINFLYSHDDQAQQQAQLVDAAVDKKVDGLIVTLAKPDAMKAAVARAEKAGIPVITVNSGGDQSKAFGALTHIGQDETIAGQAVGDELNKRGRKKALCVVHEQGNVGLEQRCAGAKDHFKGTMTNLYVTGTNMPDVEASVEAKLQADKSIDSVVTLGAPFADTAVKAKDEAGSKAEIDTFDLNAQVASGLKDGSLGFAVDQQPYLQGYEAVDLLWLYKYNADELGGGRPVLTGPQIITKDSAGALAEYTKRGTR; this is encoded by the coding sequence GTGGCACGGTTTCGCAGCTGGGTAAGCATCGCGCTGGCGGCAGCGCTCGGCCTGAGCATGGCGGGGTGCAGCAGCCACGGCGGCAAACGCGCCGAGGACGCCCGCAACGCCGCGGCCGGGGGGAAGGCGGCGGTCAACACACCCCGCTGGACGATCGCGATGGTCACGCACTCCGGCGACGGCGACACCTTCTGGGACATCGTCCAGAGCGGCGCCAAGCAGGCCGCCGTCAAGGACAACATCAACTTCCTCTACTCGCACGACGACCAGGCCCAGCAGCAGGCGCAGCTCGTGGACGCCGCCGTCGACAAGAAGGTCGACGGCCTGATCGTCACGCTCGCCAAGCCGGACGCCATGAAGGCGGCCGTGGCCCGCGCCGAGAAGGCCGGCATCCCGGTGATCACCGTGAACTCCGGCGGCGACCAGTCCAAGGCGTTCGGCGCCCTCACCCACATCGGCCAGGACGAGACCATCGCGGGCCAGGCCGTCGGCGACGAGCTGAACAAGCGCGGCCGCAAGAAGGCCCTGTGCGTGGTGCACGAGCAGGGCAACGTCGGCCTCGAACAGCGGTGCGCAGGCGCCAAGGACCACTTCAAGGGCACCATGACCAACCTCTACGTCACCGGCACCAACATGCCGGACGTGGAGGCGTCCGTGGAGGCCAAGCTCCAGGCCGACAAGTCCATCGACAGCGTCGTCACGCTCGGCGCGCCGTTCGCCGACACCGCCGTCAAGGCCAAGGACGAGGCGGGCAGCAAGGCCGAGATCGACACCTTCGACCTGAACGCCCAGGTCGCCTCCGGCCTGAAGGACGGCAGCCTCGGCTTCGCCGTCGACCAGCAGCCGTACCTCCAGGGCTACGAGGCCGTCGACCTGCTCTGGCTCTACAAGTACAACGCCGACGAGCTGGGCGGCGGACGCCCGGTGCTGACCGGCCCGCAGATCATCACCAAGGACAGCGCGGGCGCCCTGGCCGAGTACACCAAGCGGGGCACGCGATGA